The Lolium rigidum isolate FL_2022 chromosome 2, APGP_CSIRO_Lrig_0.1, whole genome shotgun sequence genomic interval AAACCGGAGCCAAAACCAGAGCCCAAGCCTGAACCAATGCCCAAACCACTGCCTAAGCCAGAGCACAAACATGAACCTAAGCCTGAACCGCTGCCTAAGCCAGAACCAAAACCCAAACCTGAACATAAACCCAAGCCTGAACCATTGCCTAAGCCAGAGCCAAAACCAGAACCCAAGCCTGAACCTAAGCCTATGCCTGAGCCTAAACCCGAGCCTAAGCCTGAACCTAAACCTATCCCTCAGCCCAAACCTGAGCCCAAGCATGAACCCAAACCTAAGCCAGAGCCTAAACCAATGCCTAAGCCTGAACCTAAGCCAGAGCCCAAACCGGAGCCAAAGCCGGAACCAATGCCTAAACCTGAACCAAAGCCAGAGCCTAAACCGGAGCCTAAGCCAGAGCCCAAGCCGAAACCAATGCCTAAACCTGAACCAAAGCCCGAGCCTAAACCAGAGCCCAAGCCTGAACCTGAACCCAAATCAGAGCCGCCACCAAAGGGCAAACCACCGTCAACTGACATTTGATAGATTACACGTTGTCCGAGCCCGGAGCTAGCTTATGGCTCGTCAGAACATGCTATTCCTGGAATAAGTGGCGTTGTGATACCACCTCTAGATAGTGAAGCTTGCACCTTTTCGTATTTCATGTATTCCATTCCTCTTGTCTTTTATCCATGTATGCACGATGAGTGTCACgatttctttgattatgttttaCTTGTTTCTCGATTGTTCATGTTTATCTGTCTACCTGACTCGCCATACTCCTTATGTATGTACGTGCATTGATTGTTTTTTCCTCAAATATAGAGATTTTTTCTCTAGCCTCTTTCTATGTTGTTTGTTCTATGATATATGTAAAATTGACATGGTCTTCCTCAAGAAAAACAAAGAGCagtaccggaaattcaattcggctcccgggtgcgtatgcaccctctaccaaaaaatcatatttcgaaatgtcgaataattttaacaaatttttttacatgtacatcttcataatatatgttcgttcatcaagtttcacgaaaaaccaatattttttgtggtctatataaaaaagagaaaacttatcttgtgaaaagcattatttttagcaccgagttttgtcttttttacacacgacacatgataagtcgattttttatgaaacaactttataagcgtgtagcacgagaagatttacatgcgaatttttggtttcaatttttttgaaattcaaaatatatgtaagatgaaTTTTaatatagagggagcatatgctcccatgttccaaaacaccactcccgagcAGTACCTCCTAAATAGCATAAATTATGCAATACTACTACCATATATGTATAGGCCTGAGAACCAGATGCCACATTACTTTATTGGTCGATTTTAAAATATAGATAAATTTATTTCTATCCTAAATTGTGACTTAACCGTATGCTGATTAAATCATGGAAAAATGCCACTGGATCAGCTGCCTTGATTTCTACCCTGTAAGCAGAACCTTGATTTTCGATGTGGGGCACTTGTGGACATGTGATTATCCTGAGCGCGTTAATGCAGTCAGTTCCTACTTGAATGGTGGTTTATTTGGCCGGTGCGTTAATGCAGAGCAACCGCGGTATGTACGTATTACACCTTGTTGCTCAAGATTACCAAGAAAAGGCACCACCAGATTTATCATGAAAAATATTTCGTCAAGAAAATAGACGCAAAGCTAGATAAGGCGGCAGAGGGAAAGCAAAAGATTTTATCCATTTTTCTTTGGAGGCGATGAGTGAAACTGACAGAAAGGTTGAAATGCGCGTGTGGCCGACTATCGATGGCGGAAAGGGAGAGACAAAAGTCCTGCTGCTGATCAGTCACCTCCCTCAGATATTTTTCTTGTACCATATCTGCACGGCATCCCCAATTGTCTTCCCTTTTACCAACCTAGGAACCTAAATGACATCTCATCTGACTCTCCGTTTGTAAAATGTCGCAATAGGCGATAAATCATCACGACCAAGATGCATTACTCTACATCAGGGGTGCCTTTATCCCAGGCACTCAATACTGCCGCTAATAACTGAAAAACTGCCAGCATATATTTTTGGAGGCAGAAAAAAAAATCTGCATTTACAGGCACTTTTACATAACTGCCGCTAAACATTTATTCTTAGGCACTTTAAAAGGTGCCGGCAAAGATTTTTGGTGGCAGATTTCAGAAATGGCTTTGATTTCGGTTCTAGGCAGTTCTGAGAAATACCTCTACTTTCATTTCGACACACTTTTCTGAAAAGACTTTGATTACGTTTCCAGATATTATTGAGAAGTGCCTGAAAATGCAAAAAAGAGCAACTCAAATAATGTCTGTAAATTAAAGTAAAGACAGCCCATTCATAGGCAAAACATAAAAAAGTGTCTGCAATTGAAAAGGAGGCACTCTTCAATATGTGAACACGAAATACAACATACAGGCACTTCCAACAGTGCTGCATAACTATTAACATTACAATGAATTCTGCATAGCTGTTAAAATTAAAAATACAAAAGATTTCACATTACTTACAATGACAGCAATAGCGGTACATTCTGCAAAAAGTGCCTTTggaacatgagcaccagtgctcttgaTTTTTTAAATCATATTTGttggatttcaaaaaaaaaagtgaaattaaatacctacatacatataaacattccgaaggtatgttagaaattttggagaaaaatatgttgtattttgagctatacaaaaaagacaatttctgacaaatatctaccaccatatgtagccacaaacttcttttttttttcttagctcaaaatacaatgcactTCCTAGTCCTACCGAAACTTCACACGAATATTCaggacatgtgtatgtattcGTGAAATAAATGCGACGATTTTTTAAAACGTAGATGtacagtttttaaatattttaaaagctGTGAGAGCACTGATGCTTATGTGCACAAAATCTGCTTCCAACATTCTGTAATAACATAGCTAACTTATCAAGCTACTGGAGGTTTTATTGAGTTATATGTCCTGGAAGAATGCACAAACTTACCAGAACAAGGTGAAATATAAGGAGTGTTGCAGCTACAATTATTTAATTCAACGATGAAATTTCTCCCAATGGAAAATAAGAACTTTATGCATGGGGTCATCACATAATGGCACCGACAGTAATACACTCACAAGCTATAATACAGTTAATAAAGTGTATTCCCGTCTCAAAATACTACAGGAAATTATG includes:
- the LOC124686741 gene encoding protein TsetseEP-like, with product MARHRLLALLLIGVVVASTFHQAAAAGRGLAAVEKLPEPEPKPVPYPEPKPEPKPEPMPQPEPKLEPKPEPMPKPMPQPQPKPKPEPKPEPKPEPKPEPKPEPMPKPLPKPEHKHEPKPEPLPKPEPKPKPEHKPKPEPLPKPEPKPEPKPEPKPMPEPKPEPKPEPKPIPQPKPEPKHEPKPKPEPKPMPKPEPKPEPKPEPKPEPMPKPEPKPEPKPEPKPEPKPKPMPKPEPKPEPKPEPKPEPEPKSEPPPKGKPPSTDI